One genomic window of Dysgonomonas mossii includes the following:
- a CDS encoding OmpA family protein has protein sequence MKYSFSLLVLTASIIFTSCVSKKQFTNLETDYNRLQTEQKDLQRNYQESQLQLAESRTRVASLEERLAEARKNNEDLRAAYAEMQGLLNKSLLQNTQGNVNITKLVDEINSSNRFIQHLVQAKNRSDSLNIVMINNLTRSLTRDEMQDLDIKVLKGVVYISLDDRMLYRSGGYEISTKAGEILSKIAKIIMDYKDYSVLVEGNTDTDPISRPNIRNNWDLSALRASSVVQALQNNYGVDPKRLTAAGRGEYNPVATNSTAEGKALNRRTQIIITPELNQFMELIDQAPKGPSNID, from the coding sequence ATGAAGTATTCTTTTTCCTTGCTGGTATTAACTGCAAGCATCATTTTTACTAGTTGCGTTAGTAAAAAGCAGTTTACGAATTTAGAAACAGACTATAATCGCCTGCAAACAGAACAGAAAGATTTACAAAGAAATTATCAGGAGAGCCAATTGCAATTAGCTGAAAGCCGTACCCGGGTAGCGAGCCTTGAAGAACGATTGGCAGAAGCCCGAAAAAACAATGAAGATTTACGTGCTGCCTATGCTGAGATGCAAGGTCTATTGAACAAGAGCCTTTTGCAAAACACGCAAGGCAATGTAAACATCACGAAGCTGGTAGATGAGATCAATTCGTCTAACCGCTTTATCCAACATCTGGTACAGGCCAAAAACCGATCCGACTCTTTGAATATCGTAATGATAAATAACCTCACACGTTCGCTTACACGCGACGAAATGCAGGATTTGGATATCAAAGTATTGAAAGGTGTTGTATATATTTCTTTGGATGACAGAATGCTGTATCGTTCGGGTGGTTACGAGATAAGCACCAAGGCGGGTGAAATTCTTAGCAAGATAGCTAAAATCATTATGGATTATAAGGATTATAGCGTATTGGTGGAAGGAAATACCGATACAGATCCTATTTCGCGTCCTAATATCCGAAACAACTGGGACTTGAGTGCTTTGCGTGCTTCTTCTGTGGTTCAGGCACTTCAAAACAATTATGGTGTGGATCCTAAACGTCTGACAGCAGCTGGACGTGGAGAATATAATCCGGTAGCAACAAATAGCACTGCCGAGGGAAAAGCTCTCAACCGTAGAACTCAGATAATTATCACTCCGGAACTGAATCAGTTTATGGAACTTATCGATCAGGCACCAAAAGGCCCTTCGAATATAGATTGA
- a CDS encoding lysophospholipid acyltransferase family protein, whose protein sequence is MIKILYLLYQWIIFVPLLILATIWCTLTIIIGSTLGNNKFWGYYPGVIWGRFVCMAALLKIKVNRNSKLDKNQSYVFVANHQGAFDIFLIYGYLDHNFKWLMKQGLKKMPLVGFASAKAGHVFVDSTTRKGIVDTMRNTKNTLKDGMSTVVFPEGHRSPDGRMAEFKKGAFQTAVSLKLPIVPLTIDGAYKVLPIHSWKMSPAKIKLTFHDPIETKDLKADDIAELMDKVYSTIQSALPEENK, encoded by the coding sequence ATGATAAAGATTCTCTACCTCTTATACCAATGGATCATATTTGTTCCGCTGTTAATATTAGCTACAATTTGGTGTACCCTTACTATTATTATCGGATCGACCTTAGGAAACAATAAGTTTTGGGGCTACTATCCCGGAGTGATATGGGGGCGTTTTGTTTGTATGGCTGCTCTGTTGAAGATCAAGGTGAATAGGAATTCAAAATTGGATAAAAACCAATCGTATGTCTTTGTAGCCAATCATCAGGGAGCGTTCGATATATTTCTTATATATGGTTATCTCGATCACAACTTTAAGTGGTTGATGAAACAAGGTCTCAAAAAAATGCCTTTAGTGGGCTTTGCATCAGCAAAAGCGGGACATGTTTTTGTAGATTCTACTACAAGAAAGGGGATTGTAGATACAATGAGAAATACCAAAAATACACTGAAAGACGGAATGTCTACCGTAGTTTTCCCCGAAGGGCATCGCTCACCGGACGGACGGATGGCAGAATTTAAGAAAGGGGCTTTTCAGACGGCAGTGAGCTTGAAATTACCTATTGTCCCTCTTACGATTGATGGGGCATATAAAGTTTTGCCAATACACTCGTGGAAAATGAGTCCGGCAAAGATAAAATTGACATTTCATGACCCTATAGAAACTAAGGATCTTAAAGCGGATGACATTGCGGAATTGATGGATAAAGTGTATTCAACTATTCAATCTGCTTTGCCTGAGGAGAACAAATAA
- a CDS encoding valine--tRNA ligase produces MEIASKYNPAEVEDKWYKYWLENKFFHSEPDSREPYTIVIPPPNVTGVLHMGHMLNNTIQDILVRRARMMGKNACWVPGTDHASIATEAKVVGKLAAEGISKNDLSREAFLEHAWEWTHKHGDIILKQLEKLGASCDWDRKAFTMDPIRSESVLKVFVNLYNKGLIYRGIRMVNWDPSAKTAVSDEEVIHHEVNGKLYYLRYKVAPQTPQEGDAADALKAPKYQTAKWDNYNLLKEHAKEMRKFSTEAENALWEMLRRKQLGEKFRRQHIIENFIVDFVCLDKKIVIEVDGKYHNEPEIENADKLRDDILEDLGYKVLRFSNEEVIANTEFILDIIQTALNSSPYGGVEGAAEYIVVATTRPETIFGDIAVCINPNDPKTAHMKGKKVIVPIANRVVPIIEDEYVDMEFGTGFLKVTPAHDVNDYMLGEKYNLEVIDIFNDNGTLNSHGLQYEGMDRFDVRKKIEKDLEELGLMEKTEAYTNSVGYSERTNVPIEPKLSMQWFLKMEDLAKPALEAVENDTIKFHPAKFKNTYRHWMENIKDWNISRQLWWGHQIPAYYLPEGGFVVGETPEKALAEAQKQNPNLKMEDLRQDEDCLDTWFSSWLWPISVFDGINNPDNKDIKYYYPTNDLVTGPDIIFFWVARMIMSGYEYRGEACFNNVYFTGIVRDKLGRKMSKQLGNSPDPIELMEKYGADGVRMGLLLTAPAGNDLPFDESLCEQGRNFNNKIWNAFRLVKGWEVSNSIEQPESSRIAIEWFQNVLAKTASELDDLFGKYRLSEALMSLYKLFWDEFSSWYLEMAKPAYQQPIDKKTYEATLGFFDSLLRLLHPFMPFITEELWQALAERKAGESIMVSEMPKEVSFSNDLIDTFEKVKEVIAGVRTIRLQKNIPNKEELSLEVIGQYNTDFDTVISKMGNLTSINTVSEKDPTSVSFLVGTTEFSVPLGNNIDIEAELKRLNDELKYLEGFLKSVAAKLSNEKFVANAKPEIVENERKKQVDAESKIKTIKESIANLNK; encoded by the coding sequence ATGGAAATTGCAAGTAAGTATAATCCTGCCGAAGTAGAGGATAAATGGTATAAATACTGGTTAGAGAATAAGTTCTTTCATTCAGAACCTGATAGTCGCGAACCTTATACAATCGTCATCCCTCCACCAAACGTCACAGGTGTCCTTCATATGGGGCATATGCTGAATAATACGATACAGGATATACTTGTACGCCGTGCCCGTATGATGGGTAAAAATGCGTGCTGGGTACCGGGAACAGACCATGCATCTATCGCTACAGAAGCAAAGGTAGTGGGTAAACTTGCTGCCGAAGGAATAAGCAAAAACGACCTGAGCCGTGAAGCATTCCTTGAACATGCCTGGGAGTGGACTCACAAGCATGGGGACATCATTCTAAAACAGCTAGAAAAGCTTGGCGCCTCATGTGATTGGGATCGTAAGGCTTTTACTATGGATCCTATACGTTCCGAAAGCGTATTGAAAGTTTTTGTAAATTTATATAATAAGGGTCTTATCTATCGTGGAATACGTATGGTAAACTGGGATCCGTCGGCTAAAACCGCTGTTTCGGATGAGGAAGTTATACATCACGAAGTAAACGGTAAATTATATTATTTAAGATATAAAGTGGCCCCCCAGACCCCCCAGGAGGGGGATGCGGCTGACGCGCTTAAAGCTCCGAAATATCAAACAGCAAAGTGGGATAACTATAATTTGCTGAAGGAACATGCTAAAGAGATGCGTAAATTCTCAACAGAAGCAGAAAATGCGCTTTGGGAAATGTTGAGGAGAAAACAGCTCGGAGAAAAATTCAGAAGACAGCATATAATTGAAAATTTTATTGTTGATTTTGTCTGTCTTGATAAAAAAATAGTTATTGAGGTAGATGGAAAATATCATAACGAGCCGGAAATAGAAAATGCTGATAAACTGCGGGATGATATTTTAGAAGATTTAGGGTATAAAGTATTACGTTTTTCTAATGAAGAAGTAATAGCTAACACTGAATTTATTTTAGATATAATTCAAACTGCACTTAATAGCTCCCCTTATGGGGGAGTTGAGGGGGCCGCTGAGTATATTGTTGTTGCTACCACTCGTCCCGAAACAATTTTTGGAGATATTGCGGTATGTATCAATCCGAATGATCCGAAGACTGCACACATGAAAGGCAAGAAAGTGATCGTGCCGATTGCCAATCGTGTAGTACCTATTATCGAAGACGAATATGTGGATATGGAATTCGGTACAGGATTCTTGAAAGTAACACCTGCCCACGATGTAAATGACTATATGCTGGGCGAAAAATATAATCTTGAGGTTATTGATATCTTCAACGATAATGGAACGTTAAATTCTCATGGACTTCAATACGAAGGGATGGATCGTTTCGATGTACGTAAGAAAATCGAAAAAGACCTTGAAGAATTGGGCTTGATGGAAAAAACAGAGGCGTATACAAATAGTGTGGGTTACTCTGAACGTACGAATGTACCTATTGAGCCGAAGCTTTCTATGCAATGGTTCCTCAAGATGGAAGATCTGGCAAAGCCTGCTTTGGAAGCTGTGGAAAATGACACAATCAAATTCCACCCTGCGAAGTTTAAGAATACTTACCGTCATTGGATGGAAAATATAAAGGACTGGAATATCAGCCGCCAGTTGTGGTGGGGACATCAGATTCCGGCTTACTATCTGCCCGAAGGTGGATTTGTAGTAGGAGAGACCCCTGAGAAAGCCTTGGCAGAGGCTCAAAAGCAAAATCCAAACCTCAAGATGGAAGATTTGCGTCAGGATGAAGATTGTCTCGACACATGGTTCTCGTCATGGTTGTGGCCTATTTCGGTATTCGATGGTATAAATAATCCGGACAATAAGGATATTAAGTACTATTATCCAACGAATGATCTTGTTACCGGCCCGGATATTATTTTCTTCTGGGTGGCACGTATGATCATGTCAGGATACGAGTATCGTGGCGAAGCATGCTTTAATAATGTATACTTTACAGGTATCGTTCGCGACAAATTGGGGCGCAAGATGTCTAAACAACTTGGCAACTCACCCGATCCTATCGAACTGATGGAAAAATACGGAGCTGACGGTGTTCGTATGGGCTTGTTACTTACAGCACCTGCGGGTAACGACTTGCCTTTTGACGAAAGTCTTTGCGAACAGGGACGTAATTTCAATAACAAAATATGGAATGCTTTCCGCTTGGTAAAAGGGTGGGAGGTAAGCAACTCTATCGAACAGCCTGAGTCGTCGAGAATAGCAATAGAATGGTTCCAGAATGTATTGGCTAAGACTGCTTCGGAGCTTGATGATTTGTTTGGAAAATATCGCCTTTCTGAAGCTTTAATGTCTCTCTATAAGCTTTTCTGGGACGAGTTCTCTTCTTGGTACCTTGAGATGGCAAAACCCGCTTATCAACAGCCTATAGATAAGAAGACTTATGAAGCAACGTTAGGCTTCTTTGATTCTCTGCTTCGTTTGCTTCACCCATTTATGCCGTTTATTACAGAGGAGCTATGGCAGGCTCTTGCTGAACGCAAAGCAGGAGAGAGTATCATGGTATCTGAAATGCCGAAAGAGGTTTCTTTCAGCAATGATCTGATTGATACTTTCGAGAAAGTGAAAGAGGTGATTGCAGGTGTGCGTACTATTCGTTTGCAAAAGAACATTCCGAATAAAGAGGAATTATCGTTAGAAGTAATAGGACAATATAATACAGATTTCGATACTGTGATCTCTAAGATGGGTAACCTTACTTCGATAAATACTGTTTCCGAAAAAGATCCTACTTCGGTTTCTTTCCTTGTTGGCACTACAGAGTTTTCTGTTCCACTTGGAAATAATATAGATATAGAAGCCGAATTGAAAAGGCTGAATGACGAGCTTAAATATCTTGAAGGCTTCCTAAAATCAGTTGCAGCGAAATTAAGCAACGAGAAGTTTGTTGCTAATGCTAAGCCTGAAATCGTAGAAAACGAGCGTAAAAAGCAAGTTGATGCCGAAAGCAAGATAAAGACGATTAAGGAAAGTATTGCAAATCTGAACAAATGA
- the thiL gene encoding thiamine-phosphate kinase → MKRTEIASLGEFGLIDHLTKNIELKNSSSEKGVGDDAAVLSYGNKKTLVTTDLLLEGIHFDLMYVPLKHLGYKSAIVNFSDIYAMNGQPKQVTVSLGISKRFSVEDLELFYDGLALACQEYGVDLVGGDTSASLTGLAISITCLGEGEEGKIVYRNGAKETDLVCVSGDLGAAFMGLQLLEREKAIYDGKSDFQPDFTGKEYLLERQLKPEARKDIVKFLAEEGIVPTSMIDISDGLSSELKHICKQSNVGCHIYEERLPIDYQTAMMAEQFNMNVTTVAMNGGEDYELLFTVPLFMHDKVSKIKGVHVIGHITKEGNSFILETRDGAEIEIKAQGWDSIGEK, encoded by the coding sequence ATGAAAAGAACAGAAATTGCCAGTCTAGGAGAATTTGGTCTAATAGATCATCTGACAAAAAATATAGAACTAAAAAATTCAAGTTCAGAAAAAGGGGTAGGGGACGACGCTGCTGTTTTGTCGTATGGAAATAAGAAGACACTCGTAACAACCGATCTGCTGCTTGAAGGTATTCACTTCGATCTGATGTATGTTCCTCTGAAACACTTGGGATATAAATCAGCGATAGTCAATTTTTCAGACATTTATGCAATGAACGGGCAACCAAAACAGGTGACCGTATCGTTGGGTATTTCAAAGCGATTTTCTGTTGAAGATTTAGAATTATTTTATGATGGTCTTGCCCTTGCTTGTCAGGAATATGGCGTAGATCTTGTTGGTGGCGATACTTCTGCTTCGCTTACCGGCTTGGCTATCAGTATTACTTGCCTCGGCGAAGGAGAAGAAGGGAAAATCGTGTATCGTAACGGAGCAAAAGAAACAGATCTGGTTTGTGTTTCAGGAGATTTGGGTGCTGCATTTATGGGGCTTCAATTATTAGAACGCGAAAAGGCCATATACGACGGGAAAAGCGATTTTCAACCTGATTTTACAGGAAAAGAGTATCTTTTGGAACGCCAATTGAAACCTGAAGCACGGAAAGATATTGTGAAGTTTCTTGCTGAAGAAGGGATTGTGCCGACTTCGATGATCGATATTTCAGACGGATTATCTTCCGAGCTGAAACATATCTGCAAACAAAGTAATGTAGGATGTCATATCTATGAAGAAAGACTTCCTATCGATTATCAGACAGCCATGATGGCCGAACAGTTCAATATGAATGTAACTACTGTGGCAATGAATGGGGGAGAGGATTATGAATTGTTGTTTACTGTTCCTTTGTTTATGCACGACAAAGTATCGAAGATAAAGGGAGTACATGTGATCGGTCATATCACCAAAGAGGGTAATAGCTTTATTCTTGAAACCCGTGATGGGGCAGAAATAGAAATAAAAGCGCAAGGCTGGGATTCGATAGGAGAGAAATAA
- a CDS encoding MFS transporter: MKTTTQTGTAFAILSMLAVCHMLNDMLQSIISAVYPLLKDSLLLNFTQIGLITLVFQLSSSIFQPVVGLITDKRPQPYSLPIGMAFSMIGILSLSFAGSFIHVLIAVFLTGLGSSIFHPEASRLAYMASGGKTGLAQSIFQVGGNFGSSVGPLLALWIITPYGQQNIKWLSLIALVCIGIMLVISKWYKSNLYRLKPAKKNDSSIEKQSVYSSGKVAFAITILLILIFSKYVYMASLNSYYMFYLIDKFGVSVKDAQLFLFAFLFAVALGTIIGGPIGDRIGRKYVIWASILGTAPFALIMPHVGLVWTCVLSIFIGFILSSAFSAILVYAQELVPGKVGLIGGLFFGLAFGIAGIASAILGKIADETSIQHVYDICAYLPLIGLVAAFLPNTKKEKA, encoded by the coding sequence ATGAAAACAACAACGCAAACAGGAACAGCTTTTGCTATACTTTCGATGTTGGCTGTATGCCATATGTTGAATGATATGCTGCAATCGATCATTTCGGCGGTATATCCCTTACTGAAAGATTCGCTATTGCTCAACTTTACTCAAATAGGGCTTATCACACTCGTCTTTCAGTTATCGTCCTCCATATTCCAGCCTGTAGTGGGGCTTATCACAGATAAACGACCTCAACCCTATTCTTTGCCGATAGGAATGGCATTTTCTATGATCGGAATCCTTTCACTTTCTTTTGCAGGAAGTTTTATTCATGTGTTGATCGCCGTATTTCTTACGGGACTTGGATCATCCATCTTCCATCCTGAAGCATCCCGCTTGGCCTATATGGCTTCGGGTGGAAAGACAGGATTAGCACAATCTATCTTTCAGGTAGGAGGAAATTTCGGATCATCCGTAGGCCCATTATTAGCCTTATGGATAATTACACCATATGGTCAACAGAATATCAAGTGGCTGTCGCTTATAGCTCTTGTATGTATTGGTATTATGCTTGTTATAAGTAAATGGTATAAGAGCAATCTTTATAGACTTAAACCCGCCAAAAAAAATGATAGCTCTATAGAAAAACAGTCTGTATATTCTTCGGGCAAAGTAGCCTTTGCCATCACGATTCTACTCATACTCATATTTTCAAAATATGTATATATGGCGAGCCTGAACAGTTATTATATGTTTTATTTGATCGATAAGTTTGGTGTTTCGGTAAAAGATGCACAACTATTTTTGTTTGCATTCTTATTTGCTGTGGCACTTGGTACAATTATAGGAGGTCCTATAGGAGACCGTATCGGACGAAAATATGTAATTTGGGCATCGATATTGGGTACAGCTCCTTTCGCTCTCATTATGCCTCATGTAGGGCTTGTATGGACATGCGTACTGAGCATCTTTATAGGATTTATACTTTCTTCTGCCTTTTCAGCGATTCTGGTATATGCACAAGAACTTGTTCCCGGAAAAGTAGGGTTAATTGGTGGTTTATTTTTCGGACTGGCATTTGGAATTGCCGGCATAGCATCTGCCATACTGGGAAAAATAGCGGACGAAACCAGCATACAGCATGTATATGATATCTGTGCTTATTTGCCTCTAATCGGACTTGTTGCAGCGTTTTTACCTAATACGAAGAAGGAAAAAGCTTAG
- a CDS encoding transglutaminase-like domain-containing protein, which produces MKTYIISIIILYFCVSTVSYAQQQVTINQINVEISKGNFDKSKKMIDLYIAQNSLSSEEIYNLNFKKDVLDRIAIDFSKNKSDVVEFIKKYYPDVNDKMLSEWENEKSLESMIINGEKKYMSRAAPNLFRINKQAIKRKLEIDGNQKDELQNVLKTHLPSVVDGLKNTGNTQMPPVKMKVKYRVTLKQNVVPAGEMVRCWLPYPREDNRRQTDVKLLSVNDNNYVISPSDYAQRTLYMQKIAEKDKPLTFSFEFSYASAAEWFNIKPESIKDYDTNSDLYKEYTAEREAHIIFTDQIKRLSDRIIGNEKNPYLKVRKIFDFISDNYPWAGAREYSTIPNIPEYVIENHHGDCGQVSLLFITLARYNGIPAKWQSGFMMHPNELNLHDWAEVYFEGIGWVPVDQSFGRRDLEMSDDIKYFYANGIDAYRWIVNDDYSQPLFPEKIYPRSETVDFQRGELEWWGGNIYFNQWNWDIDVEYLN; this is translated from the coding sequence ATGAAAACATACATTATATCTATTATCATCCTATATTTTTGTGTTTCCACTGTATCTTATGCGCAGCAGCAAGTGACAATCAATCAGATAAATGTTGAGATATCGAAGGGAAACTTCGACAAATCGAAAAAAATGATAGACCTGTACATTGCTCAAAACAGCTTATCGTCAGAGGAAATTTATAATCTGAATTTTAAGAAAGATGTGCTTGATAGGATAGCGATAGATTTTTCGAAAAACAAATCTGATGTTGTTGAGTTCATTAAAAAATATTATCCCGATGTAAATGATAAGATGCTCTCCGAGTGGGAAAATGAGAAATCTCTCGAATCGATGATTATCAATGGAGAAAAAAAGTATATGAGCAGAGCTGCTCCAAATCTATTCAGAATAAATAAACAGGCGATAAAACGTAAATTGGAAATAGACGGAAACCAAAAAGATGAATTACAGAATGTACTGAAAACACATTTACCATCTGTTGTAGATGGTTTGAAAAATACAGGAAACACTCAAATGCCTCCTGTGAAAATGAAAGTAAAATATAGAGTAACCCTTAAGCAGAATGTTGTTCCAGCCGGAGAAATGGTGCGGTGTTGGCTGCCTTATCCGCGCGAAGATAATCGTCGGCAGACAGACGTAAAGTTACTCTCTGTAAATGATAATAACTATGTTATATCCCCATCCGATTATGCTCAGCGGACATTGTATATGCAAAAAATAGCAGAAAAGGATAAGCCGTTAACCTTTTCATTCGAATTTTCTTATGCTTCGGCTGCCGAGTGGTTCAATATAAAACCTGAAAGTATAAAGGATTATGATACGAATTCAGATTTGTATAAAGAATATACTGCGGAGAGGGAGGCTCATATAATTTTTACTGATCAGATAAAACGATTGTCTGACCGGATCATAGGGAATGAAAAGAATCCATACCTGAAGGTCAGGAAGATATTCGACTTCATCAGTGATAACTATCCTTGGGCAGGTGCTCGTGAATATTCTACGATACCGAATATACCTGAGTATGTGATTGAAAACCATCATGGAGACTGTGGGCAAGTATCCTTACTTTTCATTACGCTTGCTCGTTATAATGGTATTCCGGCAAAATGGCAAAGTGGATTTATGATGCATCCCAATGAGCTCAATTTACATGACTGGGCAGAGGTTTATTTTGAGGGTATAGGCTGGGTACCTGTCGACCAGTCTTTTGGTCGACGAGACTTAGAAATGAGTGACGATATTAAATATTTCTATGCCAATGGTATCGATGCATATCGTTGGATCGTAAACGATGATTACTCACAGCCTCTTTTCCCTGAAAAAATATATCCTCGGAGTGAAACGGTTGATTTTCAGCGAGGCGAACTAGAATGGTGGGGAGGAAATATCTATTTCAACCAATGGAATTGGGACATTGATGTAGAATATTTGAACTAA
- a CDS encoding purine-nucleoside phosphorylase, producing MLEKIYETVSFIKNVVGTVPNIAIILGTGLGELVHEISDKKEIPYEKIPNFPLSTVEGHSGKLIFGKLGGKPVLAMQGRFHYYEGYTMQEVTFPIRVFQALGIQYLFVSNAAGGMNGSFDIGDIMLIDDHINLFPEHPLRGKNYKELGTRFPDMSEAYNKELRLMAMNIAKENNIKLQHGVYIGTQGPTFETPAEYNWFKIIGGDAVGMSTVPEVIVANHAKMKVLAFSIITDIGIIGKIVEVTHEDVQEAAKIAQPKMAYIMQEVIKRLN from the coding sequence ATGCTAGAAAAAATATACGAAACAGTATCGTTTATAAAAAATGTTGTGGGTACTGTACCCAATATAGCTATTATTTTGGGCACAGGTTTGGGAGAATTAGTGCACGAAATAAGCGATAAGAAAGAAATACCATACGAAAAAATTCCTAATTTTCCACTTTCTACAGTAGAAGGACATAGCGGAAAACTTATTTTTGGAAAGCTTGGCGGAAAGCCCGTATTGGCTATGCAAGGAAGATTTCACTACTACGAAGGCTATACTATGCAGGAGGTAACATTCCCTATTCGTGTTTTTCAGGCATTGGGTATTCAGTACTTGTTTGTATCAAATGCAGCGGGAGGAATGAATGGAAGCTTCGATATAGGCGATATCATGCTTATCGATGATCATATAAATTTATTTCCCGAACACCCATTAAGAGGTAAGAATTACAAAGAGCTTGGCACTCGCTTTCCCGATATGAGCGAAGCGTATAACAAAGAACTTCGTCTGATGGCTATGAATATTGCCAAAGAAAATAATATTAAGTTGCAGCACGGTGTTTATATAGGTACACAAGGCCCTACTTTCGAAACTCCTGCCGAATATAATTGGTTTAAGATTATCGGTGGCGATGCCGTTGGTATGTCTACAGTACCTGAAGTAATTGTTGCCAATCACGCAAAAATGAAAGTACTGGCGTTTTCTATAATCACTGATATAGGTATCATAGGAAAGATTGTAGAGGTGACGCACGAAGATGTACAGGAAGCCGCTAAAATAGCACAACCCAAGATGGCCTATATTATGCAAGAGGTGATAAAGAGACTGAATTAA
- the lpxK gene encoding tetraacyldisaccharide 4'-kinase, with amino-acid sequence MIKQQPVHINKWLLPFSWLYGLIVFFRNKFFDWGILKQEEFDIPVICIGNITVGGTGKTPHTEYVIRLLKDKYRVGVLSRGYKRRTKGFVLADDNTTSKDIGDESFQIKNKFPDVIVAVDGDRRRGIKKLLSLKNPPQIILLDDAFQHRYVKPSFTIILSDFNRPIYADTLLPAGRLREPFSKIDDANMIIVTKCPRDLQPIDYRIILHDVNPFPYQSLYFTTFDYLELKPVFPNSGESRSLEFLRNKTVLLATGIASPKVIIKKLSEYTRKIETITYPDHYNFKTKDIKYISDKFRNISSEKKIILVTEKDASRLVLKDIDEEIRKYLYYLPIEVAFMDKGDDFEDKILKHVEDSRFKLN; translated from the coding sequence ATGATAAAACAACAGCCCGTGCATATCAACAAATGGCTGCTACCATTTTCATGGTTGTACGGGCTGATTGTATTTTTTAGAAATAAGTTTTTCGATTGGGGAATACTTAAGCAGGAAGAGTTTGATATCCCTGTTATCTGCATAGGAAATATCACTGTAGGAGGTACGGGAAAAACTCCGCATACCGAGTACGTTATCCGTTTGTTGAAGGATAAATATAGGGTAGGGGTGTTAAGCAGGGGATATAAGCGCAGAACCAAAGGATTTGTTCTTGCAGACGACAATACGACCAGTAAAGACATTGGTGACGAATCGTTCCAAATAAAAAACAAATTTCCGGATGTTATCGTAGCTGTCGATGGAGACAGGCGTAGAGGTATAAAAAAGCTTTTATCGCTAAAGAACCCACCTCAAATAATCTTATTGGATGATGCCTTTCAGCACCGTTATGTAAAACCATCTTTTACAATTATCCTGTCAGATTTCAATCGTCCTATATATGCAGATACTTTGCTTCCTGCAGGACGTTTGCGAGAACCTTTTTCAAAAATAGATGATGCAAATATGATAATCGTAACTAAATGTCCTCGGGACTTGCAGCCTATCGATTATCGCATTATTTTGCATGATGTGAATCCTTTCCCATATCAAAGTCTCTATTTTACTACTTTCGATTATTTAGAATTAAAACCTGTATTTCCCAATAGCGGAGAAAGCAGGTCGTTAGAATTCTTACGAAACAAGACTGTTTTATTGGCTACAGGTATAGCTTCGCCTAAAGTGATAATAAAAAAACTATCGGAGTATACCCGTAAAATAGAAACAATAACATATCCTGATCATTATAATTTTAAGACAAAGGACATAAAGTATATTTCCGATAAGTTTAGAAATATAAGTTCAGAGAAAAAAATAATTCTGGTTACAGAAAAAGATGCAAGCCGATTAGTTTTGAAAGATATAGATGAAGAAATAAGAAAATATCTGTATTATCTTCCTATCGAAGTTGCATTTATGGACAAAGGAGACGATTTTGAAGATAAAATATTAAAGCACGTAGAAGACAGTAGATTTAAACTTAACTAA